A window of the Chanodichthys erythropterus isolate Z2021 chromosome 21, ASM2448905v1, whole genome shotgun sequence genome harbors these coding sequences:
- the dzip1l gene encoding cilium assembly protein DZIP1L: MLGQFSPVEAYTALSPTPPWSPAHQLQPFRFRSRTEPIDWRRISALDVDRVAREIDVSVLQDFIMTVTFCAVDGERCPNCRGPADPSLIKLLRMSQLSTEYLLHCQDFLSAQLSGLEERLQAALSLVQRGEEQRAELEKNLQETKLENRRRKKLISTQQLLLQASANNYHKCQFCEKSFVNYSYLQAHVQRRHPEVTDAERQKKRKVDQMEDGIEELKERLRLTQMQLQAERETDSLRRQQEHEEQQRREQSEKEVLERWKEEERRKFQQEIGELRQLFLQESKDMASKSSSIEAKLLLLQNKEVGPFNNVSLQEEIDPENEMRENRERKLKETMARKKSEWKMKLQESQTRHKQEQEELKSENARLLKALSVEKNSSSSLKKLQQQVVSLSSQLSQKERLIKSQEEKIKKLSVIPVSVPVVSQNAPDSLEEPEEEGESLDDSDEPEWKVQKSHKGKPELMRESRPILEKSLEEKLENMGLRKGTKGISKQTFKSLSTLLTGQRLQRCRQQPDLQTHRDNLVHEVTRRVKSLQKSHGKLTPSISKQRGKKNSTPVKEKTLRSRDGSKPSIQKAKSQQPKALFPTPTPRSKAPPQNQTPKTLQKKNSTPPFSSDEDESVEDSAYITSSRGKPSPSVRLVQSGSLLNPTAELDWSDSELSEAADTPKLQKAPNPHGSVVQTLTRSLERQLSTPIKKPVGGTRVLPPSSPSPRPSIVKQRALSDEESDLELSSIEELTANRAGVRKSSEVGGTSGTSAWSSAASRPGAW; the protein is encoded by the exons ATGTTGGGCCAGTTCTCCCCTGTTGAGGCCTACACTGCTCTGTCCCCCACACCACCCTGGAGCCCAGCACACCAACTTCAGCCCTTCCGTTTCCGCTCACGCACTGAGCCCATAGACTGGAGGCGTATCTCCGCCCTTGATGTGGACCGTGTTGCGCGAGAGATAGATGTCAGTGTGCTTCAGGATTTCATTATGACCGTAACGTTCTGTGCCGTGGACGGCGAGCGGTGCCCAAACTGCCGTGGGCCTGCTGACCCTTCTTTGATCAAGTTGCTTCGTATGTCTCAGCTGAGCACTGAGTACCTGCTGCACTGCCAGGACTTCCTGAGCGCTCAGCTGTCAGGACTGGAGGAGCGTCTGCAGGCGGCGCTCTCTCTGGTCCAGCGAGGAGAAGAACAACGAGCAGAACTCGAAAAAAATCTGCAAGAAACTAAGCTGGAGAATCGACGGAGAAAGAAGTTGATCAGCACTCAACAGCTTCTCCTGCAGGCCAGTGCTAATAATTATCACAAG TGCCAGTTCTGTGAAAAATCATTTGTCAACTACTCCTACTTACAAGCACATGTTCAGCGAAGACATCCTGAGGTCACAGATGCAG AGAGGCAGAAGAAAAGGAAGGTTGACCAGATGGAAGATGGGATTGAAGAACTGAAGGAAAGACTGAGATTGACACAGATGCAGCTTCAGGCAGAGAGAGAAACTGACAGTTTGAGGCGGCAGCAG GAACATGAAGAGCAGCAAAGGAGAGAACAGTCAGAGAAAGAAGTGTTGGAGAGATGGAAAGAAGAGGAAAGAAGAAAATTTCAGCAAGAAATTGGAGAACTAAGACAATTGTTTCTCCAGGAGTCAAAAGACATGGCAAGCAAGAGCTCATCCATAGAGGCT AAACTGCTGTTGTTGCAGAACAAAGAGGTGGGTCCATTTAACAATGTCAGTTTACAAGAAGAGATTGACCCTGAGAATGAAATGAGAgaaaacagagaaagaaagCTGAAAGAGACGATGGCCAGGAAG aaAAGTGAATGGAAGATGAAATTACAGGAATCACAGACTAGACACAAGCAGGAGCAAGAAGAG CTGAAGAGTGAGAATGCCAGGCTTCTGAAGGCCTTGTCGGTGGAGAAAAACTCTAGCTCCAGTCTGAAGAAACTTCAGCAGCAggttgtctctctctcttctcagtTGAGCCAGAAGGAAAGGCTCATCAAATCTCAAGAGGAGAAG ATTAAAAAACTGTCGGTCATACCAGTCTCAG TTCCAGTGGTTTCTCAGAATGCCCCAGATTCTCTTGAGGAGCCAGAGGAGGAAGGAGAGA GCCTGGATGATTCAGATGAACCAGAGTGGAAAGTTCAAAAGTCACACAAAGGAAAGCCAGAACTGATGAGAGAGTCTAGACCCATTCTAGAAAAATCACTAGAGGAAAAACTGGAGAATATGGGACTGCGCAAG GGTACCAAGGGCATCTCTAAGCAAACATTTAAAAGTCTGAGCACTCTGTTGACTGGTCAGCGACTGCAGAGATGTAGACAGCAGCCAGACCTTCAAACCCATAGAGACAACTTGGTACATGAGGTCACCAGGCGAGTGAAAAGCCTGCAGAAGAGCCATGGGAAATTAACACCCAGCATTTCGAAACAGA GGGGAAAGAAAAATTCAACCCCAGTGAAGGAAAAAACGCTCCGATCCAGGGATGGCTCAAAGCCGTCCATTCAGAAGGCTAAGAGCCAGCAGCCAAAAGCACTTTTTCCAACACCCACCCCACGCTCCAAAGCACCTCCTCAAAATCAGACTccaaaaacactgcaaaaaaagaacag CACACCACCTTTCAGTTCAGATGAGGATGAGTCAGTTGAGGACAGTGCCTATATTACCAGCTCACGGGGCAAGCCTTCCCCCTCCGTGCGCCTTGTTCAATCAGGATCACTGCTGAACCCAACAGCCGAGCTTGATTGGTCAGACAGTGAGCTGTCAGAGGCTGCAGACACACCCAAACTCCAGAAAGCTCCCAATCCACATG GTTCTGTTGTCCAAACACTGACAAGAAGTTTGGAAAGACAGCTAAGCACACCAATCAAAAAACCTGTAGGCGGGACTAGAGTTCTGCCACCATCCAGCCCCTCCCCTCGCCCATCCATTGTAAAACAGCGAgcg CTATCTGATGAGGAGAGTGATTTGGAGCTATCCTCCATAGAAGAGCTCACGGCAAACCGTGCAGGAGTACGCAAAAGTTCAGAGGTCGGCGGGACCTCGGGGACCAGTGCATGGAGTTCTGCGGCCAGTAGACCAGGAGCATGGTGA